GCCGAACTCTCCGGAGAACTGCGCCAGGCGGCGGCCGAGCCGTCCAGCGCGGACGAGGTCCGCGCGGCCGTCGACGAGGTGACCTCGGCGGAGCCCCCGCTGCAGGGCGTGGCGGGCTTCGGCGGCCTGGCGGCAGGCGGACTCATGGCCGGGGTCCTGGGCCGGCTGGCCCGCCCGGCGGCCCACGCGATCGCGAAGAGGACGGGCATCCCGGCGGCCACGGCGACCCGGGCGGTCGACATCCTGGTCCCGGTGGTCCTCGCGGTCATGACGAAGCGCGCGGCGACGAGGAAGACGGGCGGCGCGGCGGCGGACGGCCTGGGAGACCTCCTGGGCGGGGGCCGCCGGTAACGCCGCACGCCTCGGCGACGGCCGGGGCACCCGTCCGCACAGCACCCCTCAGAGGTCGAGCAGCAGGACGTGCGGCGCCTGGGCGAGTGACAGCTCACGCACGGCGCCGCCGGGCCTCGTCCGTCAGATCTCCAGGAACCGTTCCAAGGTCTCCTCCAGGACCTCGGCACCGTCCCTCGCCCACAGGGCGTCGTTGAAGATCTCCACCTCCACCGGGCCCGTCCAGCCCGCCTTCTCCGTCAGGTCCGCCCAGGCCCGGAGGTCGATCGCGCCGTCGCCCAGCTGGCCCCGGCCGGTCAGGACACCCGCCGGGAGGGGGGTGGTCCAGTCGGCCAGCTGGAAGGAGTGGATGCGGCCCGCCGCACCCGCGCGTTCCACCGCCGCCGGGGCCCGGTCGTCCCACCAGAGGTGGTACGTGTCGACCACCACGCCCACCTGCTCCGGCGGGAAGTGCTCCGCGACGGCCAGCGCCTGGTCGAGGGTGGAGACCGCGCAGCGGTCGGCGGCGTACATGGGGTGGAGGGGCTCGACGGCCAGGCGGATCCCGCGCTCGCCCGCGTAGGGGGCCAGGGTGCCGATGGCCTCGGTGATGCGGGCGCGGGCCGAGAGCAGGTCAGGGAAGGCGGGGGTGAGGCCGCCGGAGACCAGGACGACGGTGTCCGTGCCGAGCGTGACCGCCTCGTCGATCGCCGCCCTGTTCTCCGCCTCCCAGCCGTCCGAGGTGAAGAAGCCGCCGCGGCAGAGGGTGGTGACCGTGAGGCCCGCGTCCCGTACGAGGCCGGCCGCCGCCTCCACGCCGTACTCCTGGACCGGTTCGCGCCACAGGCCCACGCCCCGGACCCCGAGCCGGACGCAGTGGGTGACCAGGTCGGGGAGCGACAGCTGCTTGACCGTCATCTGGTTGACGCTGAAACGGTCGAGGTTCATCGCAGGCCTCCCTGGACCGTCAGGAGGGCGCGCATGCGCGCCTCCGCGAGCTCCGGGTCGGGGAACAGGCCCAGGCCGTCCGCCAGTTCGTACGCCTTCGCGAGGTGCGGCAGCGAGCGGGCGGAGTGCAGGCCGCCGACCATCGTGAAGTGGTCCTGGTGGCCGGCCAGCCAGGCCAGCAGGACGACGCCCGTCTTGTAGAAGCGGGTCGGTGCCTCGAAGAGGTGCCGGGACAGGGCGACCGTCGGGTCGAGAGTGGCACGGAATCCGTTCGCATCGCCCGTGTCGAGCGTGCGTACCGCCTCCGCCGCGAGCGGCGCCAGGGGG
This sequence is a window from Streptomyces sp. NBC_00691. Protein-coding genes within it:
- a CDS encoding DUF937 domain-containing protein, which gives rise to MSASFEDDVLNELGDDRLQEIAGLLGTDPAGAREVVGGSVAELSGELRQAAAEPSSADEVRAAVDEVTSAEPPLQGVAGFGGLAAGGLMAGVLGRLARPAAHAIAKRTGIPAATATRAVDILVPVVLAVMTKRAATRKTGGAAADGLGDLLGGGRR
- a CDS encoding sugar phosphate isomerase/epimerase family protein, whose product is MNLDRFSVNQMTVKQLSLPDLVTHCVRLGVRGVGLWREPVQEYGVEAAAGLVRDAGLTVTTLCRGGFFTSDGWEAENRAAIDEAVTLGTDTVVLVSGGLTPAFPDLLSARARITEAIGTLAPYAGERGIRLAVEPLHPMYAADRCAVSTLDQALAVAEHFPPEQVGVVVDTYHLWWDDRAPAAVERAGAAGRIHSFQLADWTTPLPAGVLTGRGQLGDGAIDLRAWADLTEKAGWTGPVEVEIFNDALWARDGAEVLEETLERFLEI